The region TCCATTACCTCGTCGGCGCCCCCGTCGGCGTCACCATGCTCGCCCTCAACATCCCCCTCTTCCTGGCCAGCATCAAAGTCCTCGGCGCCACATTCGGCGTCCGGACCCTCTACGGCGCCGCCATCCTCGCCGCCGCCATCGACCTCACCGCCCCCTTCACCCCCGTCCTCACCCACGACCTCCTTCTAAGCTCCCTCTACGGCGGCGTCCTCTCCGGCGTCGGCATGGGCATCGTCTTCCGCTTCGGCGGCACCACCGCCGGCACCGACCTCGCCGCCGCCATCATCAACAAAATTACCCGCATCAGCCTCGGCCAGGCCCTCCTGGCCGTAGACTTCTTCGTCATCGCCTCCGCCGGCATCGCCTTCAAAAGCGCCGAACTCTCCCTCTACGCCCTCATCTCCCTGTGGCTCACCAGCCACATCATCGACCTCGTCCAGGAAGGCCCCAGCACCGCCAAAGCCTTTCTCATCGTCAGCGACGCCTCCGAAACCGTCGCCAACCGGATAATGACCGAAATGGGTCGCGGCGTCACCTTCCTCCAGGGCAAAGGCGGCTTCACCCGCCAACCGCGCGAAATCCTCTTCTGCGTCGTCGCCACCAACGAAGTCGTCCGCCTCAAGGAGCTCGTCAACAGCGTCGACCCGGCGGCGTTTGTGATCGTGGCGGACGCCCACGAAGTAATGGGCGAAGGCTTTACCCGTCGGCAGTTATAGGGGGAGGCCGTTTAAACGCCCATCTGCTGCGTTA is a window of Selenomonadales bacterium 4137-cl DNA encoding:
- a CDS encoding YitT family protein gives rise to the protein MPKGFRTYAGITLGAVLTAVALNMFLIPNKVAAGGVSGMATVLHYLVGAPVGVTMLALNIPLFLASIKVLGATFGVRTLYGAAILAAAIDLTAPFTPVLTHDLLLSSLYGGVLSGVGMGIVFRFGGTTAGTDLAAAIINKITRISLGQALLAVDFFVIASAGIAFKSAELSLYALISLWLTSHIIDLVQEGPSTAKAFLIVSDASETVANRIMTEMGRGVTFLQGKGGFTRQPREILFCVVATNEVVRLKELVNSVDPAAFVIVADAHEVMGEGFTRRQL